A portion of the Microbacterium hominis genome contains these proteins:
- a CDS encoding TIGR00266 family protein, with protein sequence MDVEITSGPAFAMGTVTLRPGGAVRVEAGAMAMTRGDIEVQTSAGGGFFKGLRRALGGESFFVNDYSSATGGQVGVAATLPGDMVTVPLDGTTPLLVQSGSWSASDHSVDVDSKWGGGKTFFSGEGLILLRCTGQGDVLLSSYGAIIASELAPGETMTLDTGHVVAFDETVQYTVRKAGNWKSTLLGGEGLVTVFTGPGRIWLQTRSSFDLIEWIKRVNPQQRSNS encoded by the coding sequence GTGGACGTCGAGATCACATCGGGGCCGGCCTTCGCGATGGGCACGGTGACGCTCCGCCCGGGCGGCGCGGTGCGCGTCGAGGCGGGGGCGATGGCCATGACCCGCGGCGACATCGAGGTGCAGACCTCCGCGGGCGGCGGGTTCTTCAAGGGGCTGCGCCGTGCCCTGGGCGGCGAGAGCTTCTTCGTCAACGACTACAGCTCCGCGACCGGCGGGCAGGTGGGGGTTGCGGCGACCCTCCCAGGCGACATGGTGACGGTGCCCCTCGACGGGACGACGCCGCTGCTGGTCCAGTCGGGCTCCTGGAGTGCGTCGGACCACTCCGTCGACGTCGACTCGAAGTGGGGCGGCGGCAAGACGTTCTTCAGCGGTGAGGGGCTCATCCTCCTGCGCTGCACCGGTCAGGGCGACGTCCTGCTGTCGTCTTACGGCGCGATCATCGCCTCCGAACTCGCGCCAGGCGAGACGATGACGCTCGACACCGGGCACGTGGTCGCGTTCGACGAGACCGTGCAGTACACGGTGCGCAAGGCCGGCAACTGGAAGTCGACGCTGCTGGGCGGGGAAGGTCTGGTGACGGTTTTCACCGGCCCCGGCCGCATCTGGCTGCAGACACGATCCAGCTTCGATCTCATCGAGTGGATCAAGCGGGTCAACCCGCAGCAGCGCTCGAACTCGTAG
- a CDS encoding DUF389 domain-containing protein produces MEIDETPETSEPRSTARLRDQAREVIAALSNTVALRGLICIAVGMVVLLLPTATTALATVIIVALLAVSGGMDLFYAVTGRRWFGRDINRWLAALRGVAALAFATAMGLLAAASSEVTLAITVGLVGIYVGIRGAVTIASALLRRREHDPLPRIAGGALAVIAGILAYTVPASIASTVIIAAATVSLVVGLLLVSWSLRRATGAGGVDPASASIPEVLWDWIEGSDIGRKERAEQASGLYFERPARLTKLGTWWVMLVLSVAIATFAVLADSTAVIIGAMLVAPLMVPILGLAGALVNGWGRRALESGVLVLAGALVSIVLAYGIAAWAPVAISFTTNSQIVSRVSPNTVDMLIALAAGAAGAFATVNARVASGIAGVAIAVALVPPLAVVGVSLNGGRFDDAGGAALLFLTNFVAIVLAAAAVFTITGFARPFALRNRPRQILQTVAPFAALAGIVLVPLMLTSEGLLQTETRERDAQSTVQEWLGDESAFVVTEVSVSGAQVQVTITGDGTPPSANALVDALQGDFFEPVGLELTVVPVQVTVIPPPAD; encoded by the coding sequence GTGGAAATCGACGAGACGCCCGAGACGAGTGAACCCCGCTCCACCGCGCGCCTGCGCGACCAGGCGCGGGAGGTGATCGCGGCGCTGTCGAACACCGTGGCGCTGCGCGGGCTGATCTGCATCGCCGTGGGGATGGTCGTGCTGCTTCTGCCCACCGCGACCACCGCGCTCGCGACGGTCATCATCGTGGCGCTGCTGGCCGTGAGCGGCGGGATGGATCTCTTCTACGCGGTGACCGGGCGACGCTGGTTCGGCCGCGACATCAACCGCTGGCTCGCCGCCCTGCGCGGCGTCGCCGCCCTCGCGTTCGCCACGGCGATGGGTCTGCTCGCCGCAGCGTCGAGCGAGGTCACACTGGCCATCACCGTCGGTCTCGTGGGCATCTACGTCGGCATCCGCGGGGCTGTCACGATCGCCTCGGCGCTCTTGCGACGACGCGAGCACGACCCGCTGCCGCGCATCGCCGGGGGCGCCCTCGCCGTCATCGCCGGCATCCTCGCCTACACCGTTCCCGCGTCGATCGCCTCGACCGTCATCATCGCCGCGGCCACGGTGTCCCTCGTCGTCGGCCTGCTCCTCGTCTCGTGGAGCCTGCGGCGCGCCACCGGCGCAGGCGGGGTGGATCCGGCGAGCGCATCGATCCCCGAAGTGCTGTGGGACTGGATAGAGGGGTCCGACATCGGCCGCAAGGAGCGCGCGGAGCAGGCGAGCGGGCTCTACTTCGAACGTCCCGCGCGGCTGACCAAGCTCGGCACCTGGTGGGTCATGCTCGTGCTGTCGGTCGCCATCGCGACGTTCGCCGTGCTCGCCGACTCGACGGCCGTGATCATCGGCGCGATGCTCGTGGCTCCGCTGATGGTGCCGATCCTGGGCCTCGCCGGGGCGCTGGTGAACGGCTGGGGGCGCCGCGCCCTCGAGTCGGGCGTGCTGGTCCTCGCCGGCGCTCTCGTGTCGATCGTGCTCGCGTACGGCATCGCCGCCTGGGCACCGGTGGCGATCTCGTTCACGACCAACAGCCAGATCGTCTCCAGGGTGTCGCCCAACACCGTCGACATGCTGATCGCCCTCGCGGCCGGTGCCGCCGGCGCCTTCGCCACCGTGAACGCTCGAGTGGCCAGCGGCATCGCCGGAGTCGCGATCGCCGTCGCGCTGGTGCCGCCGCTGGCCGTGGTCGGCGTCAGCCTCAACGGCGGCCGCTTCGACGACGCGGGCGGTGCGGCGCTGCTGTTCCTCACGAACTTCGTCGCGATCGTGCTCGCGGCGGCGGCGGTGTTCACGATCACCGGCTTCGCCCGCCCCTTCGCTCTGCGCAATCGGCCGCGCCAGATCCTTCAGACCGTCGCACCCTTCGCGGCTCTGGCCGGCATCGTCCTCGTGCCGCTCATGCTCACGTCGGAGGGACTCCTGCAGACCGAGACCCGCGAACGCGACGCGCAGAGCACGGTCCAGGAGTGGCTCGGCGACGAAAGCGCGTTCGTCGTCACCGAGGTGAGCGTCTCCGGAGCCCAGGTGCAGGTCACGATCACCGGCGACGGCACACCTCCGTCGGCGAACGCCCTCGTCGACGCGCTCCAGGGCGACTTCTTCGAGCCGGTGGGCCTCGAGTTGACCGTCGTGCCGGTGCAGGTGACCGTCATCCCGCCCCCGGCGGACTGA
- a CDS encoding TetR/AcrR family transcriptional regulator, protein MTTPAKSAPARGGRGGEKTRLDRRAILEAGLALAGQPGVTAISVRDLGSALGADPTAIYRHFRGKDDLMRSLLDELIGMTLQRVDADPDDWRGRLRQLTQATLDVFASYPAIGMEATVLTTGGPNELGAIELMLDAFRRAGLEGDALVEHYALIAVHSLSSAAGIARSRSERGYDPAVPMSWIESPLLVDPEEYPLIAELGPRLRALDDRDLLLLGVETILDSAERAARRAEG, encoded by the coding sequence ATGACGACGCCGGCGAAATCAGCACCCGCGCGCGGGGGAAGGGGCGGCGAGAAGACGCGCCTCGATCGCCGTGCGATCCTCGAGGCCGGGCTCGCCCTGGCCGGCCAGCCGGGCGTCACCGCGATCTCGGTGCGCGATCTCGGCAGCGCCCTCGGCGCCGATCCGACGGCGATCTACCGCCACTTCCGCGGCAAGGACGACCTGATGCGGTCACTGCTGGACGAGCTGATCGGCATGACGCTGCAGCGGGTCGATGCCGATCCCGACGACTGGCGCGGGCGCCTCCGCCAGCTCACGCAGGCCACCCTCGACGTCTTCGCGTCATATCCGGCCATAGGCATGGAGGCGACCGTGCTCACCACGGGAGGTCCGAACGAGCTCGGCGCCATCGAGCTCATGCTCGACGCGTTCCGCCGCGCCGGGCTCGAGGGCGACGCGCTCGTCGAGCACTACGCACTGATCGCGGTGCACTCGCTCTCCAGCGCCGCCGGCATCGCCCGCAGTCGCAGCGAGCGCGGCTACGACCCCGCCGTGCCGATGTCGTGGATCGAGTCCCCGTTGCTGGTGGACCCGGAGGAGTACCCGCTCATCGCCGAACTGGGTCCGCGCCTGCGGGCGCTCGATGACCGCGACCTCCTGCTGCTCGGCGTCGAGACGATCCTCGACTCCGCCGAGCGGGCGGCGCGCCGCGCCGAGGGGTGA
- a CDS encoding amidohydrolase yields MPADLLFTGGPVFTGTGAPVHGHAVAVTGNRITAVVPDAEAAPLIGPDTRVLDLGGALLSPGFQDAHIHPVGGGVELLQCDVSAALDAADAVERVRAYADAHPDEPWILGGGWSMDHFPGGAPVRALLDDVVPDRPVLLLSRDHHSSWANTVAIRLAGVDAATADPVDGRIEREADGHPAGTFHEGASDLFDAVRPPLHPDLAYAGLLRAQRELIALGITGWQDALVAGTVAGVADPLESYRRALAAGELLVHVVGAQWWERGGGIEQVAEMSRRRAEIAALGAEDRLALGTTKIMVDGVAENQTAAMLTPYRDARGHDTCNHGMSFIAPEALREYVTALDAAGQQVHFHALGDRAVREALDALEAARRANGATDGRHHLAHLQVVEEREAARFADLGAVANIQALWACHEDQLDELTLPFLQDGAEARQYPFGDFVRHGVRLAAGSDWPVSSADPIDAIHIAVNRIVPGGDAAPLGGAHQRLDLATAMAAYTSGSAYVNHRDHDTGHIRAGHLANLVVLDPDPFSLPEAQIHRSEVLSTWIDGVAVYTRPDIPTRPGTPALRTVPALPTRTEEPS; encoded by the coding sequence GTGCCCGCAGATCTGCTCTTCACCGGCGGCCCCGTGTTCACCGGCACGGGCGCCCCGGTCCACGGCCACGCCGTCGCCGTCACGGGCAACCGCATCACCGCCGTGGTCCCCGATGCCGAGGCGGCGCCGCTCATCGGCCCCGACACCCGCGTCCTCGATCTGGGCGGAGCTCTGCTCAGCCCCGGGTTCCAGGACGCGCACATCCACCCCGTCGGCGGCGGTGTCGAACTGCTCCAGTGCGACGTGAGCGCGGCGCTCGACGCGGCCGATGCCGTCGAGCGCGTGCGGGCCTACGCCGACGCCCATCCCGACGAGCCGTGGATCCTCGGCGGCGGCTGGTCGATGGACCACTTCCCGGGTGGCGCGCCGGTGCGCGCACTCCTCGACGACGTCGTGCCCGACCGCCCCGTGCTCCTGCTCAGCCGCGACCACCACAGCTCCTGGGCGAACACCGTCGCCATCCGCCTCGCCGGAGTGGATGCCGCCACCGCCGACCCCGTCGACGGGCGCATCGAGCGCGAGGCCGACGGGCACCCGGCCGGCACCTTCCACGAGGGGGCGAGCGACCTGTTCGACGCGGTGCGTCCGCCGCTGCATCCGGACCTCGCGTACGCCGGACTCCTGCGCGCGCAGCGGGAGCTCATCGCCCTCGGGATCACCGGCTGGCAGGACGCCCTGGTCGCCGGGACGGTGGCCGGCGTCGCCGACCCGCTGGAGTCGTACCGCCGCGCGCTCGCCGCCGGAGAGCTGCTCGTGCATGTCGTCGGCGCGCAGTGGTGGGAGCGCGGCGGGGGGATCGAGCAGGTCGCCGAGATGAGCCGGCGCCGCGCCGAGATCGCCGCCCTCGGCGCCGAGGACCGGCTCGCGCTCGGCACGACGAAGATCATGGTCGACGGCGTCGCCGAGAACCAGACCGCCGCGATGCTGACGCCGTATCGCGACGCCCGCGGTCACGACACGTGCAACCACGGAATGTCGTTCATCGCTCCGGAGGCCCTGCGCGAGTATGTGACGGCGCTGGATGCCGCGGGGCAGCAGGTGCACTTCCATGCGCTCGGCGACCGGGCCGTGCGCGAGGCGCTCGACGCCCTCGAGGCCGCGCGGCGCGCGAACGGGGCGACCGACGGCCGCCACCACCTCGCGCACCTGCAGGTCGTCGAGGAGCGCGAGGCCGCCCGGTTCGCGGACCTCGGTGCCGTGGCCAACATCCAGGCGCTGTGGGCCTGCCACGAGGACCAGCTCGACGAGCTCACCCTGCCGTTCCTGCAGGATGGCGCGGAGGCCCGCCAGTATCCGTTCGGCGACTTCGTGCGGCACGGTGTGCGACTCGCGGCCGGCAGCGACTGGCCGGTCTCCAGCGCCGATCCGATCGACGCGATCCACATCGCCGTGAACCGCATCGTGCCCGGGGGAGACGCCGCCCCGCTCGGCGGAGCCCACCAGCGCCTCGACCTGGCGACGGCGATGGCCGCCTACACCTCGGGCAGCGCCTACGTGAACCACCGCGATCACGACACCGGCCACATCCGCGCCGGGCACCTCGCCAACCTCGTCGTGCTGGACCCCGACCCTTTCAGCCTGCCGGAGGCCCAGATCCATCGATCCGAGGTGCTCTCGACCTGGATCGACGGCGTCGCCGTCTACACCCGCCCTGACATCCCGACCCGACCCGGCACCCCGGCTCTCCGCACTGTCCCCGCCCTCCCGACCCGAACCGAGGAGCCCTCATGA
- a CDS encoding ABC transporter substrate-binding protein — protein MTRTPALRRRRAVASFAVTAAAVLVLSACSTPEPAAPEAVDWELTTATAAPAGDIDSFTWASYAEPFSLDYAYAFDYADNQVLANVCESLLRLNPDFTLSPGLAESFSHPTPTTWVYEIRDGVTFHDGTPLTAADVVASLSRHIDPAVGSFWYGVYQNVVSIEQTGVRQVTVTEAVPDSQFNLAMGGAAGVVESAAALAAAGADYGNSTGGVNCTGPFQLADWTSGESITLERYDSYWDPALRAHAGEMTFAFMTDANARVNALRSGEVDGSWMIPADAVPDLAGSDRGDMLFGLNTAVSSLVISNLDGPLGDLRVRKALLMALDREGIVQAAVKGYAEVTDALSTTSVWQGADPATVDAAFGELDAYPHDLDAAKALVEEAGATGAELTYVTAPMGGDFSVYAQATAAAAAAIGLKVNIETVTPGAYTALFSDPAAREGVDLFFTAWYLSSPDPLEMYAVLRTGEFSNFGGWSNAEYDQVVTEAIGIDDPAERAEKTAEAQRIANAELPWLPLFEAPATLFLGERITGVTPSVAFLYYPWAATVGAR, from the coding sequence ATGACCCGTACCCCTGCACTGCGTCGACGTCGCGCGGTGGCATCCTTCGCGGTGACCGCCGCCGCGGTGCTCGTGCTCAGCGCGTGCTCGACACCCGAGCCTGCTGCGCCGGAGGCCGTCGATTGGGAGCTCACGACCGCGACGGCGGCCCCCGCCGGCGACATCGACTCCTTCACGTGGGCCAGCTACGCCGAGCCCTTCTCGCTGGACTACGCCTACGCGTTCGACTACGCCGACAACCAGGTGCTCGCGAACGTGTGCGAGTCGCTGCTGCGTCTCAACCCCGACTTCACGCTGTCTCCCGGGCTCGCGGAGTCCTTCTCCCACCCCACCCCCACCACGTGGGTGTACGAGATCCGTGACGGTGTGACGTTCCACGACGGCACGCCGCTGACCGCGGCCGATGTCGTGGCATCCCTCTCCCGGCACATCGATCCCGCCGTCGGCTCGTTCTGGTACGGCGTGTACCAGAACGTCGTGTCGATCGAGCAGACCGGGGTGCGCCAGGTGACCGTGACCGAGGCGGTGCCGGACTCCCAGTTCAACCTCGCGATGGGCGGCGCAGCCGGTGTCGTCGAGTCCGCCGCGGCGCTCGCGGCCGCTGGCGCCGACTACGGCAACTCGACCGGCGGAGTGAACTGCACCGGTCCATTCCAGCTCGCCGACTGGACGTCGGGGGAGTCGATCACCCTCGAGCGCTACGACAGCTACTGGGATCCGGCGCTGCGGGCCCACGCGGGCGAGATGACGTTCGCGTTCATGACCGACGCGAACGCCCGCGTCAACGCCCTCCGCTCCGGCGAGGTCGACGGCAGCTGGATGATCCCGGCGGATGCGGTCCCCGACCTCGCGGGCTCCGACCGGGGCGACATGCTCTTCGGCCTCAACACCGCCGTGTCGAGCCTCGTCATCTCGAACCTCGACGGCCCGCTCGGCGACCTGCGGGTGCGCAAGGCGCTCCTGATGGCCCTCGACCGCGAAGGCATCGTGCAGGCGGCGGTGAAGGGCTACGCCGAGGTCACCGACGCCCTGTCGACCACGTCGGTGTGGCAGGGGGCCGATCCCGCCACCGTCGATGCCGCCTTCGGTGAGCTGGATGCCTACCCCCACGACCTCGACGCCGCCAAGGCGCTCGTCGAGGAAGCCGGAGCGACAGGGGCCGAGCTCACGTATGTGACCGCGCCGATGGGCGGCGACTTCTCCGTGTACGCGCAGGCCACGGCGGCGGCCGCCGCCGCGATCGGGCTGAAGGTGAACATCGAGACGGTCACCCCCGGTGCCTACACCGCGCTGTTCTCCGACCCGGCCGCCCGCGAGGGCGTCGATCTCTTCTTCACGGCCTGGTATCTCTCCAGCCCCGACCCGCTCGAGATGTACGCGGTGCTGCGCACCGGCGAGTTCAGCAACTTCGGCGGCTGGAGCAACGCCGAGTACGACCAGGTCGTGACCGAGGCGATCGGCATCGACGATCCGGCCGAGCGTGCCGAGAAGACGGCCGAGGCCCAGCGCATCGCGAACGCGGAGCTGCCGTGGCTGCCGCTGTTCGAGGCCCCGGCGACGCTGTTCCTCGGAGAGCGGATCACCGGGGTCACCCCGTCGGTGGCGTTCCTCTACTACCCCTGGGCGGCGACCGTTGGTGCACGCTGA
- a CDS encoding ABC transporter permease, which yields MVGKLGALLLTLFLASLLVFFSRFLVPGDPDSFLLRGRSPSPEAIAEVTARYGLDLPPWQQYLNWVAGILHGDFGRSLQYRQEVTEVIGQRLPVTLGLVVMAGALIALLGLAAGIVAALNRGRVLDRAVLIGLTVLGAIPSFVGAIILIAVFAVQLGWFPSFGSGSGFLDTVYHLVLPSVALALVFVVLVAKVTRSSMIDQLGREHVEVATSRGIPRATVIRRHVFRNALSPILTVSGVLVAGLLVSSAIVEAAFGLAGIGSLLVQSVDRLDFPVVQAIVLLVVTAFVVVNAVIDVLEPWIDPRSAAGAGAR from the coding sequence GTGGTGGGGAAGCTCGGTGCGCTGCTGCTCACCCTCTTCCTCGCCTCCCTCCTCGTCTTCTTCTCCCGCTTCCTCGTGCCGGGCGATCCGGACTCGTTCCTGCTGCGCGGGCGCAGCCCCAGCCCCGAGGCGATCGCCGAGGTGACCGCCCGGTACGGTCTCGACCTTCCACCGTGGCAGCAGTACCTGAACTGGGTGGCGGGCATCCTCCACGGCGACTTCGGTCGCTCCCTGCAGTACCGCCAGGAGGTCACCGAGGTGATCGGGCAGCGACTGCCCGTCACCCTCGGTCTGGTCGTCATGGCGGGCGCCCTCATCGCCCTCCTCGGCCTGGCAGCCGGCATCGTCGCCGCACTGAACCGCGGTCGGGTGCTCGATCGGGCCGTGCTCATCGGGCTCACGGTGCTGGGGGCGATTCCCTCCTTCGTCGGGGCGATCATCCTCATCGCCGTGTTCGCGGTGCAGCTGGGCTGGTTCCCCTCATTCGGCTCCGGCAGCGGCTTCCTGGACACCGTGTACCACCTCGTGCTTCCCTCCGTGGCGCTGGCGCTCGTGTTCGTGGTGCTCGTGGCGAAGGTGACCCGGTCGTCGATGATCGACCAGCTCGGCCGCGAGCACGTCGAGGTCGCCACCAGCCGTGGCATCCCCCGCGCGACGGTGATCCGGCGTCACGTCTTCCGCAACGCGCTGTCGCCGATCCTCACCGTGAGCGGCGTGCTGGTGGCGGGGCTCCTCGTCTCCAGCGCGATCGTCGAAGCGGCCTTCGGGCTGGCCGGCATCGGATCGCTTCTCGTGCAGTCGGTCGACCGGCTCGACTTCCCCGTCGTGCAGGCCATCGTGCTGCTCGTCGTGACGGCGTTCGTGGTCGTGAACGCGGTGATCGACGTGCTCGAGCCGTGGATCGACCCGCGGTCGGCCGCAGGGGCGGGTGCGCGATGA
- a CDS encoding ABC transporter permease, with protein MTATPTLALRVLRAPRVRRSDMLLLVSLGVLLAFGVAALAAPIIAPYDPDQVDLLNIQAGPSVAHGLGTDALGRDTLSRMIYGARTALLAPLIVVISSTVAGILLGLVAGWRGGWIDAVLARLFDVVFAFPALLIAILAVALFDKGLVAPVIAMSIAYTPFVARLTRSLIAAERRRSYVSAYRVQGFGGSFIALRRVLPNIVPIVGAQSTLNFGYVLAELAALSFLGLGVQPPTADWGAMINEAQAGLLGGYFLPALVPAVAVVIVVVAVNIVGEDLSDRIGGGTRP; from the coding sequence ATGACCGCTACTCCGACCCTCGCCCTCCGCGTGCTGCGGGCGCCGCGGGTGAGGCGCTCCGACATGCTCCTCCTCGTCAGCCTCGGCGTGCTGCTCGCGTTCGGCGTCGCGGCTCTGGCCGCCCCGATCATCGCCCCCTACGACCCCGACCAGGTGGACCTGCTGAACATCCAGGCGGGGCCCTCGGTCGCCCACGGGCTCGGCACCGACGCGCTCGGCCGCGACACGCTCAGCAGGATGATCTATGGCGCGCGCACGGCGCTGCTCGCACCGCTGATCGTGGTCATCTCCTCGACAGTGGCGGGGATCCTCCTGGGCTTGGTCGCCGGCTGGCGTGGGGGCTGGATCGACGCCGTGCTCGCGCGGCTGTTCGACGTGGTGTTCGCCTTCCCGGCGCTGCTGATCGCGATCCTCGCCGTGGCGCTGTTCGACAAGGGGCTGGTGGCGCCGGTCATCGCGATGAGCATCGCGTATACGCCGTTCGTGGCGCGGCTGACCCGCTCGCTGATCGCCGCCGAGCGTCGGCGATCGTATGTGTCCGCCTACCGGGTGCAGGGGTTCGGCGGATCGTTCATCGCGCTGCGCCGGGTGCTTCCGAACATCGTCCCGATCGTCGGCGCGCAGTCGACGCTCAACTTCGGCTACGTGCTCGCCGAACTCGCCGCGCTGTCGTTCCTCGGTCTCGGCGTCCAGCCGCCCACCGCCGATTGGGGCGCGATGATCAACGAGGCGCAGGCGGGCCTGCTGGGCGGGTACTTCCTGCCCGCGCTCGTGCCGGCGGTCGCCGTGGTGATCGTGGTCGTCGCGGTGAACATCGTGGGCGAAGACCTGTCCGATCGCATCGGGGGAGGGACCCGGCCATGA
- a CDS encoding dipeptide ABC transporter ATP-binding protein — MTLLDISGLTLDLPDGRRLLDGVSLTVAAGETVGLVGESGSGKSLTARSVLGLLPARARTAGSVRLDGRSVLDADARALLALRRADAAMIFQDPRAGINPMRTIGAHLAETLRGQGARSAADSDRIALSLLEAVRLPRPAEHLSQYPHELSGGMLQRVMIAGALTAAPRLLICDEPTTALDVTTQAEIIQVLAELRESRGMGMLFITHDLALAASLCDRVHVMSGGRVVEDGTARQVFVSPRADYTRRLLAATPSIAGTVDAAPRRAQIEQAPEAAPMLEATGLSKTYHPRGKDPVAAVVDASIAIPRGGALGVVGESGSGKSTLARMIVGLEDADAGAIRIGGAERRGAPRTRRDRLAHARSVQMVFQDPYLSLDPRITAGRAIEDALRLHGRLSTTQTRERVTALLAQVGLAEVHAQARPRTLSGGQRQRVAIARALAIEPDVLVMDEATSALDVSVQAQVLELVAEIRRERGLTVLFISHDLAVVRRVCDRTVVMRAGAIVERGETAQLLSDPQHPYTRLLIDSVPRPAWEEGATQMSP; from the coding sequence ATGACGCTTCTCGACATCTCCGGACTCACGCTCGATCTCCCCGATGGCCGCCGACTCCTCGATGGAGTGAGCCTCACGGTCGCGGCCGGTGAGACAGTGGGGCTGGTCGGGGAATCCGGATCCGGCAAGTCGCTCACCGCGCGCTCGGTGCTCGGCCTCCTCCCGGCGCGGGCGAGGACCGCGGGATCGGTGCGACTGGATGGCCGCTCCGTGCTCGATGCGGATGCGCGCGCACTCCTCGCGCTGCGGCGCGCCGACGCGGCGATGATCTTCCAGGATCCACGCGCCGGCATCAACCCGATGCGCACGATCGGCGCGCACCTCGCCGAGACCCTGCGTGGGCAAGGCGCGCGCTCCGCGGCCGATTCCGACCGTATCGCCCTGTCGCTTCTCGAGGCTGTGCGCCTGCCCCGTCCTGCCGAGCACCTCTCGCAGTACCCGCACGAACTCTCGGGCGGCATGCTGCAGCGGGTGATGATCGCCGGCGCCCTGACGGCGGCTCCGCGCCTCCTCATCTGCGACGAGCCGACCACGGCGCTCGACGTCACGACCCAGGCCGAGATCATCCAGGTGCTCGCCGAGCTGCGTGAGAGCCGCGGGATGGGCATGCTCTTCATCACCCACGACCTCGCCCTCGCGGCATCCCTCTGCGATCGGGTGCACGTGATGAGTGGCGGCCGTGTCGTGGAGGACGGCACCGCGCGGCAGGTGTTCGTGAGCCCGCGCGCCGACTACACGCGCCGTCTGCTGGCGGCGACCCCGTCGATCGCCGGGACGGTGGATGCCGCGCCGCGCCGCGCGCAGATCGAGCAGGCGCCCGAAGCGGCGCCCATGCTGGAGGCGACAGGGCTCTCCAAGACCTACCACCCGCGGGGGAAGGACCCCGTCGCGGCCGTCGTCGACGCGTCGATCGCGATCCCCCGCGGCGGCGCGCTCGGCGTCGTCGGGGAGTCGGGGTCGGGCAAGTCGACGCTGGCGCGCATGATCGTAGGCCTCGAAGACGCCGATGCCGGAGCGATCCGCATCGGCGGAGCCGAGCGCCGCGGCGCACCCCGCACCCGTCGCGACCGTCTCGCGCACGCGCGCAGCGTGCAGATGGTGTTCCAGGACCCCTACCTGTCGCTGGACCCGCGCATCACTGCGGGCCGCGCGATCGAGGACGCCCTGCGCCTGCACGGCCGACTCAGCACCACGCAGACGCGGGAGCGGGTCACGGCGCTGCTCGCACAGGTCGGCCTCGCCGAGGTTCACGCGCAGGCCCGGCCGCGCACGCTCTCGGGCGGCCAGCGCCAGCGGGTGGCGATCGCTCGGGCCCTCGCCATCGAACCCGACGTCCTGGTCATGGATGAGGCGACCAGCGCGCTCGATGTCTCGGTGCAGGCGCAGGTGCTGGAGCTGGTCGCCGAGATCCGACGGGAGCGGGGTCTCACCGTGCTGTTCATCAGTCACGATCTCGCCGTCGTCCGGCGGGTCTGCGATCGGACGGTCGTGATGAGGGCGGGCGCGATCGTCGAGCGCGGCGAGACGGCGCAGCTGCTGTCGGATCCGCAGCATCCGTACACCCGCCTGCTGATCGACTCGGTGCCGCGGCCGGCGTGGGAGGAAGGCGCGACTCAGATGAGTCCCTGA
- a CDS encoding helix-turn-helix transcriptional regulator has product MADTRHDGEETMVALEGFGLDADEQAVYLALLEVGRGDAATVGAAAGTRDLDTAAVTRILDAFEARGMVARSKEAFVLVDPAFALSEIVAAHERDLHHARLTLDDLTARYRRRQGEGVIDATLETITDPEAAVRRLEQIYSGARHEVMAMERPPYSTSPATPNQVELDLLNRGVTHRVLYENSAVDQPGRLEDLRVGIAAGEQARVTPEVPGRLLIVDRTYAVLPPSSHVLLTRQLHIVHRGALLDMLIALFEATWNRSIPFTVDTTVADDAADRAILALMASGLTDGAIARELGLSPRTMQRRIRELCDRLGAQSRFQAGIQAARQGLI; this is encoded by the coding sequence GTGGCGGACACTCGCCACGACGGTGAGGAGACCATGGTCGCGCTCGAAGGCTTCGGCTTGGATGCCGACGAGCAGGCGGTCTACCTCGCTCTGCTCGAGGTCGGGCGAGGAGACGCCGCCACGGTCGGCGCCGCTGCCGGCACACGCGATCTGGACACCGCGGCCGTGACCCGGATCCTCGACGCGTTCGAAGCCCGGGGCATGGTCGCACGGTCGAAGGAGGCCTTCGTCCTGGTCGATCCCGCCTTCGCCCTGTCGGAGATCGTGGCTGCCCACGAGCGGGATCTCCACCACGCCCGGCTGACGCTCGACGACCTCACGGCGCGCTACCGACGCCGGCAGGGCGAGGGTGTCATCGACGCCACTCTGGAGACGATCACCGATCCCGAAGCGGCGGTGCGCCGGCTCGAGCAGATCTACAGCGGCGCCCGGCACGAGGTGATGGCGATGGAGCGGCCGCCCTACTCCACGTCGCCGGCGACGCCGAACCAGGTGGAGCTGGACCTCCTGAACCGGGGAGTGACCCACCGCGTGCTGTACGAGAACAGCGCCGTCGATCAGCCCGGCCGGCTGGAGGACCTGCGCGTCGGCATCGCGGCGGGCGAGCAGGCGCGCGTGACCCCCGAGGTGCCGGGGCGACTGCTCATCGTCGACCGCACCTACGCGGTGCTCCCGCCCTCGTCCCACGTGCTTCTGACCCGGCAGCTTCATATCGTGCACCGCGGCGCACTGCTGGACATGCTGATCGCGCTGTTCGAGGCGACCTGGAACCGCTCGATCCCGTTCACGGTCGATACCACCGTCGCCGACGATGCCGCGGACCGCGCGATCCTGGCCCTCATGGCATCGGGGCTGACCGACGGCGCGATCGCGCGGGAACTCGGACTCAGCCCTCGCACGATGCAGCGTCGCATCCGCGAACTGTGCGACCGGCTCGGCGCGCAGTCGCGCTTCCAGGCCGGCATCCAAGCGGCCCGTCAGGGACTCATCTGA